The Hymenobacter sp. GOD-10R genome includes a window with the following:
- a CDS encoding CcmD family protein — MKNSLRNAVLLLAALLLPVMHAFAQVPAADTPEMADALRQSGKIYVVVAVIAVVLTGLLVYLISLDRKIGRLERELKD; from the coding sequence ATGAAAAACAGCTTGCGTAATGCCGTGCTGTTGCTGGCGGCGCTACTGCTGCCTGTGATGCACGCCTTCGCCCAAGTCCCTGCCGCTGACACGCCCGAAATGGCAGATGCGCTTCGGCAAAGCGGCAAAATCTACGTGGTGGTTGCCGTCATAGCGGTCGTACTTACGGGCTTACTGGTGTACCTCATTTCTCTCGACCGCAAAATTGGCCGGTTAGAACGGGAGCTAAAAGATTAA
- a CDS encoding FAD-dependent oxidoreductase, which translates to MHDYLIIGHGIAGATLAHELRRRGRSVLVLDTYQPDSASNVAAGLMNPVAGKRFALAWRADEFLTTAATFYRELEATFGQQFFFDTPILKLFSSVAEQNTMLARSADHPWQDFVEELGPALPSAAGVRQDFGGVCIRRGGYVAVRELLDALAAQGISQGWLQRETFEWKQLVIGPTGATYANTIHARHVVCCEGAAAVHNPYFQWLPLTPNQGEVIDVECAGLADTQVLNKGAYVVPLGAGRFRVGATYRWPPFASGITEEARAELGQRLANMTDQPFVVLAQRAGVRPAVRDRKPLLGMHPANPVMSILNGFGSKGVMLAPLLARHFAEVLEDGVELWPEVNILRYHALYVAASQAVDFSS; encoded by the coding sequence ATGCACGATTACTTGATTATTGGCCATGGCATTGCCGGTGCCACCTTGGCCCACGAGCTACGGCGCCGCGGGCGTAGCGTGCTGGTACTCGACACGTACCAGCCCGATTCTGCTTCCAATGTAGCAGCAGGACTCATGAACCCAGTGGCCGGCAAACGGTTTGCCCTTGCATGGCGGGCCGATGAGTTTCTGACGACAGCAGCCACTTTCTACCGAGAGCTAGAAGCAACCTTTGGGCAGCAGTTCTTCTTCGACACGCCCATCCTTAAGCTGTTTTCGTCGGTAGCGGAGCAAAATACGATGCTAGCTCGCAGCGCCGACCACCCGTGGCAAGACTTTGTGGAAGAGCTAGGTCCAGCTTTGCCTTCCGCTGCGGGCGTGCGCCAAGATTTTGGGGGAGTATGCATCCGCCGCGGGGGCTATGTAGCCGTGCGCGAGTTGCTGGATGCTTTGGCGGCTCAAGGAATCAGCCAAGGTTGGCTTCAGCGCGAAACTTTTGAATGGAAACAGCTTGTTATCGGCCCGACGGGAGCTACCTACGCCAATACCATTCATGCCCGGCATGTGGTGTGCTGCGAAGGTGCCGCGGCCGTGCACAATCCTTATTTTCAATGGCTGCCACTTACGCCCAACCAAGGCGAAGTGATTGACGTTGAGTGTGCGGGCTTAGCTGATACGCAAGTGCTCAACAAGGGAGCTTACGTAGTGCCGCTTGGCGCAGGAAGGTTTCGGGTAGGCGCCACCTACCGGTGGCCTCCCTTTGCATCTGGCATTACGGAAGAGGCCCGCGCAGAGCTTGGTCAGCGGCTGGCTAACATGACGGATCAACCGTTTGTTGTGCTAGCACAACGGGCTGGCGTGCGGCCGGCAGTGCGCGACCGAAAACCCTTGCTAGGTATGCATCCGGCTAACCCAGTTATGAGTATATTGAATGGTTTCGGATCCAAAGGCGTGATGCTGGCGCCCCTGCTGGCTAGGCATTTTGCTGAGGTGCTAGAAGATGGCGTAGAATTGTGGCCGGAGGTCAATATTCTGCGTTATCACGCGTTATATGTAGCCGCCTCACAGGCGGTTGATTTTTCTTCTTGA
- a CDS encoding cytochrome c biogenesis protein — MKTNWWKAGAVLLLVYTTIAGLLMPVPRLPILNESIRNLYFHVPMWFGMTIILATSVYYSIRYLRTPTPQLDILSHESAKTGIYMGIVGLATGSIWARYTWGTWWTNDPKLNGAAIAMLIYGAYLVLRSSFQDEQQRARISAIYNIFAFAAAMPLFFILPRLTDSLHPGAGGNPAFAKYDLDSNMRMVFYPAVIGWTLLAFWVTQVACRFAFLKLKVYEKQLA; from the coding sequence TTGAAAACAAATTGGTGGAAAGCAGGTGCTGTGTTGTTGCTGGTGTATACCACAATAGCCGGGTTGCTCATGCCGGTGCCACGGCTGCCTATTTTGAACGAAAGCATCCGCAACCTCTATTTCCACGTGCCGATGTGGTTCGGGATGACCATCATTCTGGCTACCTCGGTGTACTACTCCATCCGGTACTTGCGCACCCCAACGCCGCAGTTGGATATCCTGTCGCACGAGTCTGCCAAAACGGGTATTTACATGGGCATCGTGGGCCTAGCTACGGGCAGCATTTGGGCCCGCTATACCTGGGGTACGTGGTGGACCAATGACCCCAAACTCAACGGGGCGGCCATTGCCATGCTGATTTACGGCGCCTACTTGGTGCTACGCTCTTCTTTTCAGGATGAGCAGCAGCGGGCACGCATCAGTGCTATCTATAATATCTTTGCTTTCGCGGCGGCTATGCCGTTGTTCTTTATTCTGCCGCGTCTCACCGATTCGCTTCACCCCGGCGCGGGAGGCAACCCCGCTTTTGCCAAGTACGACCTCGACAGCAACATGCGTATGGTGTTTTACCCGGCCGTAATCGGTTGGACACTACTCGCCTTCTGGGTTACGCAAGTTGCCTGCCGTTTCGCTTTCCTCAAACTAAAGGTTTATGAAAAACAGCTTGCGTAA
- a CDS encoding MBL fold metallo-hydrolase, which yields MTVSGFTFNAFSENTYLLHDGTGQCAVVDPGCYSRQEQNALQEFIKTHGLQVVLLLNTHCHIDHVLGNQFIIDTYQVPFLIHEADLGTLRAVPTYAAPYGFPQYTPAEPTGFLTPDAPVRFGDTELAVRFTPGHAPGHVIFYHEPTKVVIGGDVLFRQSIGRTDLPGGDHATLIRSIRTQLLTLPDDVTVYPGHGTATTIGAERISNPFLR from the coding sequence ATGACCGTCAGTGGTTTTACTTTCAACGCGTTTTCGGAGAACACCTATTTACTGCACGATGGCACGGGCCAATGTGCCGTCGTAGACCCCGGCTGCTATAGCCGGCAAGAGCAGAACGCGCTACAAGAATTCATCAAAACACACGGCTTACAAGTCGTCCTTTTGCTCAACACGCACTGCCACATCGACCACGTGCTGGGCAATCAATTCATAATAGACACGTACCAGGTGCCATTCCTGATTCACGAAGCCGACCTAGGTACCCTGCGCGCCGTGCCGACGTACGCGGCGCCGTACGGTTTTCCGCAGTACACGCCTGCTGAGCCAACAGGTTTTCTAACACCTGATGCCCCTGTGCGGTTCGGTGATACGGAGCTAGCGGTACGCTTTACTCCTGGTCATGCCCCCGGCCACGTTATTTTTTACCACGAACCCACCAAAGTGGTCATTGGCGGCGACGTACTGTTTCGCCAGAGCATCGGTCGCACCGACTTACCCGGCGGCGACCATGCCACGCTCATCCGCAGCATCCGTACGCAGCTGCTTACCTTGCCCGATGACGTGACCGTGTATCCTGGTCACGGCACAGCCACTACCATTGGCGCTGAGCGCATCTCTAATCCTTTTCTGCGCTAG
- the ccsA gene encoding cytochrome c biogenesis protein CcsA, with amino-acid sequence MLNTFIGDLGHLSVIVAFVAATVAAYSYYMAARNRPLGETDAPWLKLARGAFFLHGAAVISIVCCLFTIIYTHRYEYYYAWSHSSNHLPVYYMISCFWEGQEGSFLLWIFWQVCLGFAIMRYNKRWEAPVMAVFAGVQLFLTSMILGVVLLNVKVGSSPFILLRDFLTDAPFIQSNPNFIPKDGTGLNPLLQNYWMVIHPPTLFLGFALTIVPFAFAIAGLWKGEFTKWVKPALPWALFGGLVLGVGIMMGAYWAYETLNFGGYWNWDPVENAVYIPWLVLVAAIHGMVLWQRSKTALRTSFVLVITTFLLVLYATFLTRSGVLGNASVHSFTDLGLSGQLIIYLAAFVVLAVGLLIWRWKEIPVSEKELTTYNSELWVFIGATVLCLGAFQVLVTTSIPVYNAFLGFIGIKSNLALPADQIAHYTKIQLWMGVFVALLSGIAQIMWWQKNDKESLANSLTVPGILTLLGAALVILLVQYNKLQMGAVYIVLLTTALFGVLANLSMILTLLKRKVSLSGGGVAHIGIALMLLGILASAGYSNIISKNSSGLVYSKEFPEDINRDNVLLWRNETAAMDGYDVSYTGQYFDVPGLPDYVNKELIFRTDDEFKALARAEIKQGNKVYYKAGDTLELRPENTYYRVEYKDKKSGEKFTLFPRAQVNEEMGGLLASPDIKKFAGHDIYSHISSVPDPRKEKDWSEVKEHVLSVGDTIYLNDYFAVLRAVEPAHQTAGLDLKAGDLAIQGDFIVYGEKKSYHVHPVFVVRNRMIGRVADEVEDLGLRLAFLNVDPTNKKFTFGVSTTQKDYIILKAVEKPFINLLWSGTLLMGLGFGMAMVKRRREASVSSQVPTPAVPLKNRPAKPSRQVA; translated from the coding sequence ATGCTAAATACCTTCATAGGCGACTTAGGGCACCTAAGTGTCATTGTGGCGTTTGTAGCGGCTACAGTGGCGGCGTATTCCTATTATATGGCTGCCCGCAATCGGCCGCTGGGGGAAACGGATGCCCCGTGGCTGAAGCTAGCTCGCGGAGCATTCTTCTTGCACGGCGCGGCGGTAATCTCTATCGTGTGCTGCCTGTTCACTATCATCTACACGCACCGCTACGAGTACTACTACGCTTGGAGTCACTCTAGCAACCACTTGCCGGTGTACTACATGATTTCCTGCTTCTGGGAAGGGCAGGAGGGAAGCTTCTTACTTTGGATTTTCTGGCAGGTATGCTTGGGCTTCGCCATCATGCGCTACAATAAGCGCTGGGAAGCACCAGTAATGGCTGTGTTTGCTGGCGTGCAGCTTTTCCTGACGTCCATGATTTTGGGTGTGGTGCTGCTGAACGTGAAGGTTGGCTCTTCGCCTTTCATCCTGCTGCGTGATTTCCTGACGGATGCCCCTTTCATTCAATCTAATCCGAACTTTATTCCAAAGGATGGTACGGGCCTGAACCCACTGCTCCAGAACTACTGGATGGTGATTCACCCGCCCACGCTGTTCCTAGGTTTTGCGCTTACGATAGTGCCGTTTGCCTTCGCTATTGCCGGGCTATGGAAAGGTGAGTTTACCAAGTGGGTGAAGCCAGCCTTACCCTGGGCGTTATTTGGAGGCTTGGTGCTTGGCGTGGGCATTATGATGGGTGCCTATTGGGCTTACGAAACCCTGAACTTTGGTGGCTATTGGAACTGGGACCCGGTTGAAAATGCCGTATATATTCCGTGGCTGGTGCTAGTGGCTGCTATTCACGGCATGGTGCTGTGGCAGCGGAGCAAAACCGCACTACGCACATCGTTTGTGCTGGTTATCACCACCTTTTTGCTGGTGCTGTACGCTACTTTCCTAACGCGTAGTGGTGTGCTCGGCAATGCGTCTGTACACTCCTTCACCGACTTAGGTCTATCCGGGCAGCTGATCATCTACCTAGCTGCCTTCGTAGTATTGGCTGTAGGCTTGCTGATCTGGCGCTGGAAAGAAATTCCTGTTTCTGAAAAGGAGCTTACGACCTACAACTCGGAGCTATGGGTGTTCATTGGCGCAACAGTGCTCTGTCTAGGTGCCTTCCAAGTACTAGTCACAACGAGCATTCCCGTTTACAATGCCTTCCTAGGTTTTATCGGCATTAAGTCGAACCTAGCCTTACCCGCCGACCAAATTGCTCACTACACGAAGATTCAGCTTTGGATGGGTGTATTCGTGGCTCTGCTGTCGGGTATAGCCCAGATCATGTGGTGGCAGAAGAACGACAAGGAAAGCTTGGCTAACTCGCTGACGGTACCAGGCATTCTTACGCTGCTAGGTGCGGCCCTCGTCATTTTGCTTGTGCAGTACAACAAGCTACAGATGGGAGCCGTGTACATCGTATTGTTAACCACTGCGCTGTTCGGCGTGCTGGCTAATTTGAGCATGATTCTGACGCTGCTGAAGCGCAAAGTAAGTCTGTCGGGTGGGGGAGTGGCACACATTGGTATTGCCCTGATGCTCCTCGGTATCTTGGCTTCGGCCGGCTATTCAAACATCATCTCCAAGAACTCGTCGGGGCTGGTGTATTCCAAAGAATTTCCCGAGGATATTAACCGTGACAACGTGCTGCTGTGGCGCAACGAAACTGCCGCAATGGATGGCTACGATGTGAGCTATACTGGGCAGTATTTCGATGTACCTGGCCTACCAGACTACGTAAACAAGGAGCTGATATTCCGCACAGATGATGAGTTCAAAGCCCTAGCTCGAGCCGAAATCAAACAAGGAAACAAGGTGTACTACAAAGCCGGCGACACGTTGGAGCTACGGCCGGAGAACACCTACTACCGCGTAGAGTACAAAGACAAGAAAAGCGGCGAGAAATTTACCTTGTTTCCACGTGCTCAGGTGAATGAGGAAATGGGCGGCTTGCTAGCTTCTCCCGACATCAAAAAGTTTGCTGGCCACGATATCTATTCGCACATCAGCAGCGTGCCTGACCCGCGCAAGGAGAAAGACTGGAGTGAGGTGAAAGAACACGTGCTGAGCGTGGGCGACACCATTTACCTGAATGACTACTTTGCCGTGCTGCGCGCCGTAGAGCCCGCTCACCAAACCGCAGGGTTAGACCTGAAGGCCGGTGACCTAGCTATTCAAGGTGACTTTATCGTGTATGGCGAGAAGAAGAGCTACCATGTGCACCCCGTGTTTGTGGTGCGTAACCGGATGATCGGTCGCGTTGCTGACGAAGTAGAAGACCTAGGTCTGCGCCTCGCTTTCCTCAACGTCGATCCTACGAACAAGAAGTTCACCTTCGGCGTGAGCACCACGCAAAAGGATTACATCATCCTAAAAGCAGTCGAGAAGCCCTTCATCAACTTGCTGTGGAGTGGTACCCTGCTCATGGGCCTAGGTTTTGGGATGGCCATGGTGAAGCGGCGGCGCGAGGCAAGCGTAAGTTCGCAGGTGCCAACACCTGCTGTTCCGCTTAAAAATCGTCCTGCTAAGCCTAGCCGTCAAGTAGCCTAA
- a CDS encoding heme exporter protein CcmB gives MQKDFRLEWRQRAALNGMLLYVGSTVFVCYLSFALRGGELPVPAWNALFWIILLFTAVNAAAKGFLQESRGRLLYYYTLVRPQAVILAKIGYNALLLLGLSLVGLAVYAVVLGNPVQNLGLFVANVMLGALGFATTLTLVSGIAAKASNSSTLMAVLGFPLMIPMLLLLIKVSKNALDGLEFEASKGSLLTLVALNLIVTAVSYLLFPFLWRS, from the coding sequence ATTCAGAAGGACTTCCGCTTGGAATGGCGGCAGCGCGCCGCTCTGAATGGGATGCTGCTCTACGTCGGCAGCACGGTTTTCGTCTGCTATCTGAGCTTTGCGTTGCGCGGCGGTGAGCTTCCCGTGCCCGCCTGGAATGCACTTTTTTGGATCATCCTGCTCTTCACCGCTGTGAATGCCGCGGCCAAAGGCTTCTTGCAGGAAAGTCGCGGACGCTTACTCTACTATTATACGCTGGTACGGCCGCAGGCAGTTATCCTGGCCAAGATTGGCTACAACGCCTTATTACTGTTGGGCCTGTCGTTGGTTGGCTTGGCTGTGTACGCGGTAGTGCTCGGCAACCCGGTGCAGAACCTAGGTCTGTTCGTAGCCAATGTGATGTTAGGTGCTCTCGGCTTTGCGACTACCCTCACCTTGGTGTCAGGTATCGCCGCCAAGGCTAGCAATAGCAGTACGCTTATGGCGGTGCTAGGCTTCCCTTTGATGATTCCGATGCTGTTGTTGCTGATCAAAGTGTCGAAGAACGCTTTGGACGGCTTAGAGTTTGAGGCGAGCAAGGGTTCGTTGCTGACGCTGGTCGCACTGAACCTAATAGTGACGGCTGTGTCGTATTTGCTGTTCCCATTTCTGTGGCGCTCTTAG
- a CDS encoding CDP-alcohol phosphatidyltransferase family protein, whose amino-acid sequence MAIKKHLPNALTCLNLLCGCVALSLIFAYNPTPGTHDSFAGLASAAYLIGIAAVADFFDGLVARALHVSSPIGKDLDSLADMVSFGVVPGAVLFKLLQYTLPMSTWPSSLGYLAFTVSIFSALRLAKFNNDARQSDSFIGVPTPAATLLVISLPVILAHDQFGVSGVILNPWVLLGLTFLLSGLLVAEIPLFALKFKNLRWQDNSLRFVFLLLSLGLLLGLQATAVPLIVLLYVLLSVLRPAAG is encoded by the coding sequence ATGGCTATCAAAAAGCATTTACCCAACGCTCTCACCTGTCTGAACCTGCTGTGTGGCTGCGTAGCGCTGAGTCTAATTTTCGCTTACAACCCAACCCCAGGCACTCATGACTCTTTCGCAGGCTTAGCATCAGCAGCTTACTTGATTGGCATTGCTGCTGTCGCCGATTTTTTCGACGGCTTAGTGGCCCGTGCCCTGCACGTCTCTTCACCCATTGGCAAAGATTTAGACTCGCTCGCCGATATGGTGTCGTTTGGGGTTGTGCCGGGCGCTGTTTTATTTAAGCTGCTACAATACACGCTGCCGATGAGCACTTGGCCGTCAAGCTTGGGATACCTAGCTTTTACCGTCAGCATTTTCTCTGCGCTACGCCTGGCTAAGTTCAACAACGACGCTCGCCAATCGGACTCCTTCATTGGGGTACCCACTCCGGCTGCCACCTTGCTGGTTATATCGCTACCCGTCATTTTGGCTCACGACCAATTCGGAGTTAGCGGTGTGATCTTGAATCCTTGGGTATTGCTAGGTCTTACGTTTTTGCTTTCCGGCCTGTTGGTAGCTGAGATTCCTCTTTTTGCTTTGAAATTCAAGAACCTGCGTTGGCAAGACAACTCCTTGCGTTTTGTATTTTTACTGCTGAGTCTTGGCTTGTTGTTAGGTCTTCAGGCTACTGCCGTTCCTCTTATTGTGCTGCTGTACGTTTTGCTGTCGGTTCTACGGCCCGCGGCAGGCTAA
- a CDS encoding cytochrome c maturation protein CcmE: MKKSHILAIAVIALAIGIIMSAAGDASVYVSFREARDRAAEGNLTKVHVVGRLPRDGQKQILGLEYNPTLDPNYFAFTLVDTNRIAQRVVYFNPKPQDFDKSEQVVITGAMRNDIFVADKILLKCPSKYVEKDIQGATASR; this comes from the coding sequence ATGAAAAAATCGCACATTCTCGCCATTGCCGTCATTGCGCTTGCAATCGGAATTATCATGAGTGCCGCTGGTGATGCTAGCGTTTACGTTTCGTTCCGGGAGGCGCGCGACCGCGCCGCGGAGGGTAACCTGACCAAAGTTCACGTGGTTGGCCGCTTGCCCCGAGATGGGCAAAAGCAGATCCTAGGTCTGGAGTATAACCCGACGCTGGACCCCAACTATTTTGCCTTCACCTTGGTTGATACCAACCGGATTGCGCAGCGTGTGGTGTACTTCAATCCGAAGCCTCAAGATTTTGATAAGTCGGAGCAAGTAGTGATTACAGGCGCCATGCGCAACGACATTTTTGTAGCTGATAAGATCCTGCTCAAGTGCCCATCGAAGTACGTGGAGAAGGACATTCAGGGGGCTACGGCGTCGCGTTAA